In Scyliorhinus torazame isolate Kashiwa2021f chromosome 9, sScyTor2.1, whole genome shotgun sequence, a single window of DNA contains:
- the lingo2 gene encoding leucine-rich repeat and immunoglobulin-like domain-containing nogo receptor-interacting protein 2: MVDCIGKVMLHAAISCWQPFLGLALIVILTGSTMGCPARCECTAQSKSVTCHRKRLTLIPEGIPIETKILDLSKNKLKNIDPDEFASYTLLEVIDLSENIITILEPGSFSNLFNLRSLRLRSNRLKLIPLGVFTGLSNLTMLDISENKIVILLDYTFQDLRNLKSLEVGDNDLVYISHRAFSGLLALQQLTLEKCNLTAVPTEALSHLHNLISLRLCHLHINAIHAYSFKKLYRLKHLEIDHWPLLDVLPANSLHGLNLTSLSITNTNLSAIPYVAFKHLIYLAYLNLSYNPISTVESGMLQDLIRLQELHLVRAQLLTIEPRSFKGLHALRILNVSHNLLDTLEESAFQTVKNLQLLCIDHNPLACDCRLLWMLQRRKVLRFTEEQPVCASPESIKGKRFQDFNDFYLPSYFTCQKPQIPDKSAQHLVIDEGQVAQFSCRADGDPRPIISWQSPRRRLITLKSNGRVTVLGDGTLELRFTQVQDSGVYICIASNAAGNDTFSVTLLVKGLSENLLGNRSSLYMTDLNDTHSNGTHVSMTVALDLKTILVSTAMGCFTFLGVVLFCFLLLFVWSRGKGKHKNNIDIEYIPRKSNGATADTEQGGTRRFNMKMI; this comes from the coding sequence ATGGTGGACTGCATCGGCAAAGTCATGCTTCACGCGGCCATATCGTGTTGGCAGCCATTTCTGGGCCTGGCTCTGATCGTTATTCTCACTGGGTCTACAATGGGATGCCCAGCTCGGTGTGAATGCACTGCACAGAGCAAATCCGTTACCTGCCATCGCAAACGCTTGACGCTGATCCCTGAGGGCATTCCTATTGAGACCAAAATATTGGACCTCAGCAAGAATAAGCTGAAGAACATCGATCCAGACGAGTTTGCATCATATACCTTACTGGAAGTAATAGACCTGAGTGAAAATATAATAACAATTCTGGAACCGGGATCTTTTAGTAATCTTTTTAACTTGCGCTCCCTACGCTTGAGAAGTAACCGGCTAAAACTCATCCCCCTCGGCGTTTTTACTGGGTTGTCTAACTTGACAATGTTGGACATCAGCGAGAATAAAATCGTCATTTTGCTGGACTACACCTTCCAGGATTTACGCAACTTAAAATCTCTTGAAGTGGGGGACAATGATTTGGTTTACATTTCACACCGAGCCTTCAGCGGACTGCTGGCACTTCAGCAGTTAACCCTTGAGAAGTGCAACCTTACAGCGGTTCCAACCGAAGCACTGTCTCACCTTCACAATCTCATCAGCCTCCGGCTATGCCACCTACACATCAATGCCATCCATGCCTATTCCTTCAAAAAGCTGTATCGATTGAAACACCTGGAGATCGATCACTGGCCTCTGCTGGACGTATTGCCCGCCAACAGTCTGCATGGTCTCAACCTCACCTCACTGTCCATCACCAACACTAACCTGTCCGCAATACCCTATGTGGCATTCAAGCACCTAATTTACCTTGCGTACCTGAATCTGTCCTACAACCCCATCAGCACTGTTGAATCGGGCATGCTGCAGGATTTGATACGACTTCAAGAACTGCACCTGGTTCGGGCGCAGTTGCTCACCATCGAGCCCCGTTCCTTTAAAGGGCTGCACGCCTTGCGGATCCTAAACGTATCCCATAACCTGTTGGACACTCTGGAGGAGAGCGCATTCCAAACGGTGAAAAACCTCCAACTGCTCTGTATAGACCATAACCCACTGGCGTGTGACTGCCGACTGCTGTGGATGCTGCAAAGGAGGAAGGTTCTGAGGTTCACAGAAGAGCAGCCAGTCTGCGCCTCTCCAGAGAGCATCAAGGGAAAACGGTTTCAAGATTTCAACGACTTTTACCTGCCCAGCTACTTCACCTGCCAAAAACCCCAGATCCCAGACAAAAGTGCACAGCACCTGGTGATTGACGAAGGCCAGGTAGCTCAATTCAGTTGTCGTGCCGATGGGGACCCTCGCCCAATTATCTCCTGGCAGTCTCCGCGCAGGAGGCTGATCACCCTCAAGTCAAATGGGAGGGTGACAGTACTGGGAGACGGAACACTGGAACTCAGGTTCACCCAGGTACAGGATAGCGGAGTCTACATTTGTATCGCGAGTAACGCGGCCGGGAATGACACCTTCTCAGTGACGTTGCTGGTGAAGGGACTTTCTGAGAATCTGCTTGGCAACAGGAGTTCTCTGTACATGACCGACCTAAATGACACACACTCCAATGGGACGCATGTGTCCATGACAGTTGCACTGGATCTAAAGACTATACTGGTGTCCACGGCCATGGGTTGCTTCACATTCCTCGGCGTGGTGTTGTTCTGCTTCCTGCTCCTCTTTGTGTGGAGCCGGGGGAAGGGCAAGCACAAGAACAACATCGACATTGAATACATTCCTCGCAAGTCGAACggagccacagctgacactgagCAAGGAGGCACGCGGAGGTTCAACATGAAGATGATATAA